The Chlorocebus sabaeus isolate Y175 chromosome 1, mChlSab1.0.hap1, whole genome shotgun sequence genome includes a region encoding these proteins:
- the MPZL2 gene encoding myelin protein zero-like protein 2 — MYGKSATRAVLLLLGIQLTALWPIAAVEIYTSRVLEAVNGTDARLKCTFSSFAPVGDALTVTWNFRPLDGGPEQFVFYYHIDPFQPMSGRFKDRVSWDGNPERYDASIFLWKLQFDDNGTYTCQVKNPPDVDGVIGEIRLSVVHTVRFSEIHFLALAIGSACALMIIIVIVVVLFQHYRKKRWAERAHKVVEIKSKEEERLNQEKKVSVYLEDTD; from the exons ATGTATGGCAAGAGCGCTACTCGTGCGGTGCTTCTTCTCCTTGGTATACAGCTCACAG CTCTTTGGCCTATAGCAGCTGTGGAAATTTATACCTCCCGGGTGCTGGAGGCTGTTAATGGGACAGATGCTCGGTTAAAATGCACTTTCTCCAGCTTTGCCCCTGTGGGTGATGCTCTAACAGTGACCTGGAATTTTCGTCCTCTAGATGGGGGACCTGAGCAGTTT GTATTCTACTACCACATAGATCCCTTCCAACCCATGAGTGGGCGGTTTAAGGACCGGGTGTCTTGGGATGGGAACCCTGAGCGGTAtgatgcctccatctttctctGGAAACTGCAGTTCGACGACAATGGGACATACACCTGCCAGGTGAAGAACCCACCTGATGTTGATGGGGTGATAGGGGAGATCCGGCTCAGCGTCGTGCACACTG TACGCTTCTCTGAGATCCACTTCCTGGCTCTGGCCATTGGCTCTGCCTGTGCACTGATGATCATAATAGTAATTGTAGTGGTCCTCTTCCAGCATTACCGGAAAAAGCGATGGGCTGAAAGAGCTCATAAAGTGGTGGAGATAAAATC